A genomic region of Phycisphaerae bacterium contains the following coding sequences:
- the dut gene encoding dUTP diphosphatase, whose translation MDPILKIRRRAGLDDLPLPQYMTAHAAGLDLYAANDEPITIAPGEIKLIPTGLFVEIPPGYEGQVRARSGLALRHGLMLPNSPGTIDADYRGELQVILGNCAREPYTIERGTRFAQLIIAPVARVTVELVDELTDSARGSGGFGHTGR comes from the coding sequence ATGGACCCGATTTTGAAGATTCGCCGGCGGGCAGGGTTGGATGACCTGCCGCTGCCGCAGTACATGACGGCGCACGCGGCGGGGCTGGACCTGTACGCAGCGAATGATGAGCCGATCACGATTGCGCCGGGGGAGATCAAGCTAATCCCGACGGGGTTGTTCGTGGAAATTCCGCCGGGGTACGAGGGGCAGGTGCGGGCGCGGAGCGGGCTGGCGCTGCGGCACGGATTGATGTTGCCGAATTCGCCGGGGACGATTGATGCGGACTATCGCGGTGAGCTGCAGGTGATCCTGGGGAACTGCGCGCGTGAGCCTTACACGATCGAACGGGGGACGCGGTTTGCACAGTTGATCATTGCGCCGGTTGCACGGGTAACGGTGGAGCTGGTGGATGAACTGACGGACAGCGCGCGCGGCAGCGGC